The following coding sequences lie in one Panicum virgatum strain AP13 chromosome 6N, P.virgatum_v5, whole genome shotgun sequence genomic window:
- the LOC120680024 gene encoding uncharacterized protein LOC120680024, with translation MDAKAPARPTQVSPSNPPTRGGAWCLRSHRPGPSVRRRAIHRSPPGLQWPCRRPQAAPSASSPPQDTDRKKKAPSGSGPHRLAAVMDAVNERKLPPELRGRGNAVRSETDIVNVVEQRIWHSMEEGHFENLPGKGKPLNLNSNPHADPAEDTLYRILSRNGCAPEWVELNKEIRGMIAGWRSALKKAWANQSEVDGSSWNDDCRIL, from the exons ATGGATGCAAAAGCACCAGCTCGGCCCACTCAAGTCAGCCCCTCCAACCCACCGACTCGGGGCGGAGCGTGGTGTCTGCGCAGCCACAGGCCGGGCCCGTCCGTCCGTCGCCGCGCCATCCATCGATCGCCGCCGGGTCTCCAATGGCCGTGCCGGCGGCCGCAGGCCGCCCCCTCCGCCTCGTCGCCGCCCCAGGACACGGACCGCAAGAAGAAGGCACCGTCGGGGTCCGGCccccaccgcctcgccgccgtcatgGACGCCGTCAACGAGCGCAAGCTCCCTCCCGAGCTCCGCGGGCGAGGCAACGCAGTAAG GTCTGAGACCGACATCGTAAATGTCGTTGAACAAAGAATATGGCACTCAATGGAAGAAGGGCACTTTGAAAATCTACCAGGAAAGGGCAAACCCCTGAATCTCAATTCCAATCCTCATGCTGATCCTGCTGAAGATACCCTTTACCGGATACTTTCAAGGAACGGTTGTGCACCTGAATGGGTTGAACTTAATAAGGAAATCCGTGGCATGATTGCTGGCTGGAGGTCAGCATTAAAGAAGGCTTGGGCAAACCAATCTGAAGTTGATGGTTCTAGCTGGAATGATGACTGCAGGATTCTCTAG
- the LOC120680025 gene encoding polcalcin Phl p 7: protein MAEAADMERIFKRFDTNGDGKISLSELTEALRTLGSTSADEVQRMMAEIDTDGDGCIDFNEFITFCNANPGLMKDVAKVF from the coding sequence atggcggaggcggcggacatGGAGCGGATCTTCAAGCGGTTCGACACCAACGGCGACGGCAAGATCTCGCTGTCGGAGCTGACGGAGGCGCTGCGGACGCTGGGGTCCACCTCCGCCGACGAGGTGCAGCGCATGATGGCCGAGATCGAcaccgacggcgacggctgCATCGACTTCAACGAGTTCATCACCTTCTGCAACGCCAACCCGGGGCTCATGAAGGACGTCGCCAAGGtcttctga
- the LOC120678517 gene encoding serine carboxypeptidase-like 51: protein MAAAGPSAALVLLLCSVAAVALADAAGTPDGSEEWGYVQVRPKAHMFWWLYHSPQRVDTTPWPTVLWLQGGPGASGVGYGNFMEIGPLDDELKPRATTWLAKADLLFVDNPVGTGFSYVDGGDRSLMARTDAEAARDLTALLCALYRDKPRLRASPLYIVAESYGGKFAVTTALAALRAIDQGRLRANLAGVALGDSWISPLDFVLSWGPLLYQVSRVDEMGLQQCNSVSAKIKDQVEKKQFTDAEASWSELENVVLANSNAVDFYNLLKDDAVPTAAQRQRSTLSSFRRKNGYSGYLESMAAAAASAREGGFDGFMNTVIKKKLGIIPKDLSWGEQSGDVFDAMAGDFMKPRIQEVDQLLELGVNITIYNGQLDLICATKGTMDWVQKLKWGGLNNFINSPRTPIYCSKEGQSGTQAFVKSYKHPKFYWILGAGHMVPIDNPCPALKMLADITRSPAKE from the exons ATGGCGGCCGCGGGGCCTTCCGCCGCGCTGGTCCTGCTCTTGTGCTCCGTCGCCGCGGTGGCCTtggccgacgccgccggcacGCCGGATGGCTCCGAGGAGTGGGGCTACGTCCAAGTCCGACCCA AGGCGCACATGTTCTGGTGGCTCTACCACAGCCCGCAGCGCGTGGACACGACGCCATGGCCGACCGTGCTCTGGCTGCAGGGAGGCCCTGGCGCGTCCGGCGTCGGGTACGGCAACTTCATGGAGATCGGGCCGCTGGACGACGAGCTCAAGCCCCGCGCCACCACCTGGCTCGCAAAGGCCGACCTCCTCTTCGTCGACAACCCCGTCGGCACCGGCTTCAGctacgtcgacggcggcgacagGAGCCTCATGGcgcgcacggacgccgaggcGGCGCGCGACCTCACCGCGCTGCTCTGCGCGCTCTACCGCGACAAGCCCCGCCTCCGGGCCAGCCCGCTCTACATCGTCGCCGAGTCCTACGGCGGCAAGTTCGCCGTCACCACGGCGCTGGCCGCGCTCAGGGCCATCGACCAGGGCCGCCTCCGCGCCAACCTCGCCGGGGTCGCCCTCGGAGACAGCTGGATATCGCCCCTCGACTTCGTG TTGTCGTGGGGGCCCTTGCTGTACCAAGTGTCCAGGGTCGACGAGATGGGCCTGCAGCAATGCAACAG TGTGTCAGCCAAGATCAAGGACCAGGTGGAGAAGAAGCAGTTCACGGACGCCGAGGCGTCGTGGTCGGAGCTGGAGAACGTCGTCCTCGCCAACTCCAACGCCGTC GACTTTTACAACTTGCTCAAGGACGACGCGGtcccgacggcggcgcagcggcagaGGTCGACCCTGTCGTCCTTCAGGAGGAAGAATGGCTACTCGGGGTACCTCGAGtccatggccgcggcggcggcctcagcGCGGGAGGGCGGCTTCGACGGGTTCATGAACACGGTCATCAAGAAGAAGCTCGGCATCATCCCCAAGGATCTCTC GTGGGGAGAGCAGTCTGGCGATGTCTTCGACGCTATGGCTGGGGACTTCATGAAGCCCAGGATCCAGGAGGTGGACCagctgctcgagctcggcgtcaataTTACCATCTACAACGGCCAG CTCGATCTCATCTGCGCCACCAAAGGCACCATGGACTGGGTTCAGAAGCTCAA GTGGGGCGGCCTCAACAACTTCATCAACTCACCCAGGACGCCCatctactgcagcaaggaagGCCAGTCCGGCACCCAAGCCTTCGTCAAGTCGTACAAGCATCCCAAATTCTACTGGATACTCGGAGCTGGACACATG GTTCCCATCGACAACCCATGCCCTGCACTCAAGATGCTGGCTGACATTACGCGATCTCCTGCCAAGGAGTAG